In Camelina sativa cultivar DH55 chromosome 13, Cs, whole genome shotgun sequence, the genomic window aacttttacaagtttttagcttttaaaaagtttttaaatattataatttttaaatttgaaaagttttaaatattataaatattgaaactttttaaaaggttcaaaatttatatttagaaacctttaaaaagtttaaaatattataaatatttatgtaaaacaaaaattatcttatttatctacgtttgtgctttttatttcttacgagctgtaaaacatatttttgtgtatgattttatagctaagttgaaattttttcattatttttttattttttatcttattttttattttaatgagaaaagaaatgattttgttcttggagtttgatggattaacaagttgtgtggtagtctaaaaaaaggttttttagtggaagaacgtgaaaaagttgacgaggatgaaaaagaaaaagagtatagcgagAAACCAGatggtaaaagtaatgatgacgattaccacaaaatttgacaataaaaatgacaagaaagaatatgaagaataagaaaagattgaataaaaaacacgaaaacataggtggtagcgatcaattaaatatgaaaacgagttaaattcatgatgataaaatgttttgtttttctggtggtcaaagaaatggtttagaatATGTGAGGTCATCTATTTAATTCACCTCGCCtggatgtcgagttaaattcataattttttttatcagatatgattttataacacaactgatttttatattttaaaaaattgtatatctaaaatttaactttttccttaatactaatttcaattttttatatgataatacTTTGCTattgtcatcaatcatatatagttttcatcaaaatatatcaaatatactcACGCTACGtaggttcaaaacctagttataaGAAAAGTAAATAGAAAAACTTTTTAGGATCCTATATCGCTTGTGAGATTAATAACAAATATGAAAtgtaaaaaagacaaaaaaagctATACTCCACTCATCTTCAATTGGACAACCATATGTATGTTAAGTGTATGGTTTGTGACTGAAAACTGTATGCATGACTAAAacactttatttttgttgtgtatacgtgtttcatttctttttgagaTCTGATTATCGTTGTAATTGCGAAAAATATATCGCAGAAAGGCTGTTTTAAgggaatatatattgttatttgtttcaaCTTTATATTCTAATGCAAGGCAACACTTTGTGCAGGCGGTGGTGCATAGTCTTGGGAGGCATGATGTGATGGTGATACTTGACAACCACAAGACCGTGCCGGGGTGGTGTTGCAGCAACGATGACCCGGATGCGTTCTTCGGCGACCCGAAATTCAACCCGGATCTATGGATGCTCGGTCTTAAAAAGATGGCCACAATCTTTTTGAACGTAAACAACGTTGTCGGTATGAGCCTGAGAAATGAACTTAGAGGCTACAATCATACATCAAAAGATTGGTACAAGTACGTATATAAATTCCCTTTTTTGGGATCTTTATCATAATAATGCCCATGTGAAGCTTGAAGTCCAAGGAAATTAATGCACGCTAATTATCCATAATTATTTGTCTCTATATTGTAGATCTTAGCCGATTATATTCccttttgttataaataattaaatccaCAATAATGATTAAGTACAagtaaatctaaaaaaatgatcatatgatttttatattcaTTGTATTTATCGGTTGATATAGGAAGAAGGAATCCAATGTTCGTAAAGTAACAACAAGAATCAACGCATAGAAATAATAGATAGAAATAATACACTAATCtgattgtttataaattttttttcctttttctgttcACATGTACGTAGATACATGCAAAAAGGAGCAGAAGCAGTGCATACATCAAACCCTAACGTTCTGGTCATACTCTCCGGGCTTAACTTCGATGTTGACCTAAGTTTCCTAAAAAAAGCGTCCAGTGAATCTTAGCTTCAATAAAAATCTTGTCTTGGAGCTTCATTGGTATGCGTTCACGAACGGTGCTGGTCAATGGAAGTCACACAACGTCAACGACTTTTGCAGCCAAATGTTCGGTAAGGAACGTCGTACCGGTGGTTTCGTTCTCGAACAAGGCTTTCCGTTGTTCTTGAGCAAGTGTGGGACCGATCAAAGAGGTGGCGATTTAGAAGGAAACAGGTATGCATACATTTACATTATATTAAGTTCTTTCATTGAATTCACATTTGTGGGAAGAACTGGTTTATCTTTATTTGAAGTTATGAATTAATATCTCGCTATCAAATTACAAAAGCGGTGATTGTGTTACACGCGTTTACAAACAATTCTAATGCTTTAAccatttatttgtttatgctatGTAAACGCTAATATATAAGTGGCGGTTCAAACAACCAACCTTAACATTGTGTTTATCAACCGTAACATTAGGTACATGAGTTGTATGTTGGCATGGGCGGCTGAGAAAGATATGGATTGGGCGGTTTGGGCACTTACTGGAGTTTACTATATCCGTGAAGGCAAACGCGGTGTAGTTGAATCTTACGGTATGTTAGATGCGAATTGGCACAATGTTCATAACTCTACTTATCTCCGCAGGCTCTCCGTCATTCAACAACCGCATAAGGGTAAATCAATCTTGCTTGTAATTTTATCAGATCATAATGGTATGTAGTGAATAGTGATACATGATTGACAGaactttgatttatattaatgaGCAGGACCCGGTATAAAGCATAATCATCACAAGATATTCCATCCGTTAACCGGACTCTGCCTAGTGAGAAAGTCACCGTGCCATGAGTCCGAGCTCACGTTAGGTCCATGCACAAAGGACGAACCGTGGAGCTATTCTCATCATGGAGTACTTGAGATCAAAGGCGGTCACAAATCTTGCTTAGAAGGCGAAACGGCGGTCGGAAAAAGTGTGAAACTTGGCAAGAGATGCACAAAGATTATGCAAATATCGGCCACAAAGATGCATTTGTCGTTCAAGACTAATGAGGGTTCGTTGGTATGCTTAGACGTGGATTCAGATAACAATGTTGTTGCTAATTCATGCAAGTGTTTGACCGGAGATGTTAGTTGTGAACCTGCAAGCCAATGGTTCAAAATCTTCTGAgatatatttattgatttaattatgAGAATAAATATGTCTAATTAGGAATTTAGGGATAAGTGAATTGTTTaagcttttgaatttttttaagtttggagATCCGtgatttttgaattaatttttagtgCCTTCACTTCACATGATCTAGTTTTAGCTTTTGATTCCATATATGACAAGTTAAGGAAAACACTCTCAACCGATCTTTTCTTATGTTTGCCTACTTGCAAATTCTTCaatttatgtttcttgtttgttcGGTCCATATCCCTACGTCTCCCAAGCACTCCTAAATCCAAGctaaaggaagaaaaaactCTTACAAAACATTAGAGATTCTCAACCTGATTAGAGGAGACAGAATCTGCTTTACCCACACACACACTGTGATTCCTTTTAATGTCACTTCTTCTCACACTATTTTTACTTCAAATCATAATAGACAAACACTAAATAGTGATTGAAAGGCACATATAATGGTGCAAATATATTCTCACTACCAGTGAGAGTGCCGGTGGTGCGAAATCCTTGAAACGAATGTAGAAATAAATAAGGCAAACCAAAAATCTTCTGTAACCAATCATAAATCTCAAGTCCAACTATGAGTCTGTGACAATATAGCAAACAATCACTCCATACATGACCAATACATAATACATAACCAGAACAATTTTATATACTGTCTTACACATATAATACTTGACCTGAACCCAGTACCtgtcatatgtatatatagcaGATTGAATCTAGTTAAATTAGTATTATCCAGAGCAACTAGAACTTCCTTACCAGTTTCAAATACATGATACTGCAAACTGTCTTCACCTTGGTCATCTAACGGCTATTCAAATCGAATTCTCCTGCTTCACGCCAGTTTTCTTGTTCACCCGTCTCCCCATTCTCATTCTCCTCATCATTCAAGAAATCTTCTGAAGGTTCCTTCTCCTCTCTCTGACTGTTGTTTCCCCATCCATTCATCATCTCATCAGGGTTCATGTTACGTCCCTGTTCTCCCATCTCGTGGCTTAGCGGAATATTGCTGCCCTGATTCCCAACCGCATTAGCCCTCAATGGGTTACGAGCCATTATCTCAGCATGGGATTGTGACTGTCCAGCTTGAGCTAAAGCCGCCATTCGCAACTTAGCCTCCTGCGCTTCCCGGCCAGCCTTCTCCCTATCCATTTCTGCTTTCAGTTCAAACAATGCTTTCCTTTCTTCTTGTAGCAAAGCTTGTTCAACCATCAACCTTTCCTCGGATCTGAATTCTCCCATTGTTCGCTTtcgagttattatattaaaagCTAGGGCCTGTTTCTCAAACGTTGCCGTGAATTCAGCAACTTTAGCAGCAATGTTGTTATCCCATTGTTGAGAGCGGGATAAGGCCTGGCCTGTTGGGTCTGAATCAAGGATCCTATCATCCTCTTCAGCTTCGTAATCTGCTACGACATGATAAGGTAACAACCTGCACAGATTGTAAGAGAACACGCATATGAGAAATGAACACATCAAACCATATACAGAATGTTCAAACAAGGCAATGTATCTATATAACATTTACGAAGCTAATACTATGCCGATGGAACCTTTTCATACAGAATAAATGCCAAGAGTATAATGATCCACAAACGAAAGTATTTAGAGGAAAGACAGGTTGTAGATCCACATTAACCATAAAAGAATGAGGACCATGCAGAGGTATAGACGGGAAAATGGATCTCACActaaacaatataaacaaaacaagaccACTAGATAAAGGAACTAAGTTACCAGATGCAGCATCTAGCATTTAAAGAAAGACACCTATTCAAGGACTCCTGCTTCCAGTAGACAAAGATCccgtttttaatttataatcacAAGCTATATTTAATGAAAAGGGTAACATATGTTATCATCAAAATACCAAACAGAACAACATAAAGCCTTGGGCGATGCCTTAAGAGAGAAGAACTCAAACCCAATAAATGTGATAGATCACCAAAGCCAATCATTTAATAGATAGATCACTTAGACCAATGTTTTGATGTCATTAATTGAAACTACAAAACTAAATCGCTGTGATTTCGATTTATCTTCCACGATGAGAGGTGACTTTGATAATCtacaaaaattaattgaattgaTAAGACTAACCTTTCGCAAGCATCTTCGAGAGAAGAGAAAGGTCGTTTGAAATCTGGGTGACAAACACGCCAAGCATCCTGATAAGCGCATTGAAGCTCGATGTGATTCAATGGACGCATCAGCTTctgctgttgttgctgttgctgcaTCATCTGCTGACTCGACACaatctgctgctgctgctgctgctgaaacCCCGGTGTAGTCTGTCCCAAATTAGAGCTAGGATTAGGGTTAGGGGCAGTGTTCGGCTGTGGCGGGTTAATGGGTCGGTTCTGGATCAAACCCGGAGGACGGAGATGAACGTCGATGTTCGATGGGAATCGAGACATGGCtgcttgttgctgctgctgtttcTGCAATTGCTGCAAGAGAAACATCTGTTGTTGtcgctgttgttgttgttgcagttgGTGTTGATAGAggagctgttgttgttgttgttgttgttgttgttgttgctgctgctgctgctgaggATTGTTTCCTCCTCCCAATGGTGGTGGCTTCGTGTCCTCCATTTTTGTCTCGTCTCCTAATTTTGGGATTCTAGGGTTTCACGGGAAGTGTTCTTCGCCGTTAAATAAAGGAGGTTTGTGTGGTTTAGGTGAGatcagaaagagagagacatgtGGATGTGGTTTTTTCTGGGCCAACATAATTGGGCTTGTAAAATTAAAGACCCAATATAATTTAGCGCAACTGCGTAGACTGAACCGGGAAGCCTCGATAACCAAATACTGAACCGGGAATGTTTCAATTTTCGTTCAATTtcaaaagtctttttttttcttcaaaattttataataaaaattactgtttatttcttctaaaaagttattttatttgatacaatatttactttttatattgCAATTTTTTGGAAATCTACGCATATCTTTTTGAAGAataattattctaaaatattatactattttaatttgtttcatgtatattattttaaataactgACTAAATACACACAGTTATTTCCtccaaaatttttttggaaatcaaattagaaactaaacaatcacaaacacatcaattattttgaaattttttctcaTAATCTTTTTCCCCCCTCTTCTTTGACTAGCGGATGTAACTATTACTAATACCAAGTAGTAGCTTTCTTACACCAACATCATCTTGCACTGATGTAACCTGCAGCTCATAGATATCGAAATGCATACGATTTGCAATATCTGCTACCAAACTAGATTTCCATGGTGTTATGTACATGTTGCGATCAATTGATCTGGAGGAGGAAGTTTGTGTGTTTAGTCGGTTTTTCATATATAGATTgaataatatatcttcgtttttaaaaattcaaatcacaacatatgcagaattttttttacatatttattaattatatgtatcatatgattattcaaaaaaaatatgtaaataaaataaaaaaaagatgataaaagaatcataatttaaaatcttaataaaatcttccaaatatagttattaaaaataattatatagtataattagaagtaaattttttattggaaactaataattattttttaaaattattagcTAATATTTAAATCACATTATtaaccttaccaaaaaaaaaaaaaattgtgttatgCAAATTTTTACACTTGATAAAGTTagacaaatgtttttttttggtggtataTTGGTACTTTTCAGTTAATATACCGTATtgccctttttctttttccaaatttgtagaatatattttaatctcTTTAATTACACAAAATAGTCGTTTTATACAACaacttaggaaaaaaataaaaattatacatgtgtATGAACGGACTTGCTTGAATGAAAATAACGCGTGTATGGCGTTTACACTCTCTATTGAGTTTATTATGGTCCAAAAACGAGTTCTTTCAAAGATCTAAACGGCGAGTTGTGACCATAAGCCACTGCATCTCTCCACAAAGCCAGTCCTGTTTCACACAAATGGGGAATTAAACACGCATTTTTGTTCAGTTTTATGAACAAAAGTATAATTGGAAGGATAATCAAAGAGAGTCTGCCAACCTATCCATGAGATCAAACCAATTGTAGCTACCGCAAAGAATGACTTGCTGGTGCAGTTAACCCTATGGACAATACCAAATTATCGGTAAACTCATGGACTCAAGACATaaaccaccattcaagaagagAGGTTTTCAAAGATTCTTACATGTATAAGCACAGGATGTTTCCATATCCATAAAAGAGAGTTGCCCATAACGAACCAGTGAGCCTGCGTCACGGTTTAATGAATATCAAGTGGTTTTGTTACTATGGGTGAATATAGTTTAAGCTGATGCAAGAGTTCGAATTGAGAAAGCTTTAGATTTATTACCACATCAAATCACGGATAAATAGTGCTCGTGGGAGCATAAGACCGTTTCCCATCATCGAGAGCAACATTGTGATTGACGATAAGCCTTTTATGTTGTCcgggtttaggaaatttgtccACTGCAATGTAGAAGAACATCAGATATCCAATAGTCAAAGAGCATTAAGGATAACGttcaaagaaagagagagagaaaaagcgCTGTTGTACCATTTGGGAAACTGGCATCCACATGAACATAAGAGTTGCGGTCCATCCAGATAAAGAACCAACAAAGCTAACACCTTCCTCTGACAGTTTCCCAGTTCGAGCCTGAATTCTTACCAGACCAAAgttaagagaaaagaagaatacTTCATCCAGATAAacaaattgtttaaaacaaCTACAAATTTTCATAGTTCAAATCATTTACAGCGGCCATCATTTCTATAACTAAAAACTCCTATGTCTCCTGACATGGTGTTTTTGTTAATAAAGCCCAAGATACAACACACGGATTAAAGTGAAGTTGCAACGCCAAAAATTCAGAAATTAGCTCAATGCATATCAAGGTCCACAAAGTTTAAGAATGCAGTCAGTATCtgtaaaataattcagttcCCAGAACCATGATTCTGTCGATGGCTTAGTTTCCAGTCAAGGAAAGGTTTTGAAATAATCTCCTAGAGGCTAGACTATTAATTTACATCCCAAGATACAACAAAAGGATTAAAGTGAAGTTGGAATGCCAAAGATTCAGAATTAGCTAAATGAGGTCCACAAAGTTTCAAGTAAAGGTTTTGAAATAATCTCCTAGAGGCTAGAGTGAACGATATGACTAACCAATGTGAACGCATTATTTTCGAGCAAATTTTGGCAAGAAAGTATTTGAAAGCTTACCATAATAATAGCCGCTAGAGCAATAGCAAAAGCAGTTGTCCCAGGCAAGATACTGTTTGGTACAAGGGGGACAAAAGTTGACCACATGATCTGCAATTTCATATTCAGATTTATATAAACATGTGTCAGCTCTAATGCCTTTGGATTACATGTCAATAGAATCTATTAATGCGAAACCAAAACTTGAGGGGGGTAAAGAGTAGTAAAAGAGAGATTACTTGAGGAAGAACAGAGAGTCCACCAATAGTGATAAAGTCTTCCCACAGTAGCCACAAAGGTTTGCTAAGCTTACCGAAATAGTACAAACAGTTCAATATGAGTCCCATCGTAATAACAACAGAAGTAGCAACAAAATACTGCATAGGCATAGCTTCAGCCATCGTGAGCTGAGCAAGGACAATGTGAGTAGAGACCACTCCGAGCGTTTGCACTGTAGctgcttctttctctctcttctttgcaAAATACGAAAGCAACGAAAGGTTTCCTAACAAACCAACCAACATTCCCTGTATTCAAAAAATGGTGCAGTTTCACACTCAAGAAACAGAATGAATTCCCCCTTTTCTATAATAAAGTTTCATAAACTAAATCAAACAGGTTTAAGAGTAAAGAGTTTCTCATGGATCAAGATAGTAATTACCAGCCATGGAACAGCAGAAAGGGCGGTATTGTTTCCCGCCAAAAGATTCTGGGAATTGAGGATGATCTGAGGCAATTGGAGCATAAGAAAGGGAATGTTTGCTCCACCGGAGAATTTGGCCGTCCATGAATCCCATTCTTGGTATTCCTTTAGTTTACCAAAACCTGGAGCTCCCTTTGAGATCAAAAACcccaacaattaaaaaaaaacatacaaaaccaaattaacaaaattcaacGAAATCATAACAAGAAAGGGAATAGTTAATTtgctcaaattttatttaaaacctCACCTGCTGATTCTCGTGAGGGAGGTCCGAGTCCGAGTCAATTGCACGAACAGGAACGAGTCGACGAGTCGAAACAATCGGATTACGACGAGTCAGAGTTAAGCCATTGACGCCGGAACCAGAGACAGCAGCACCACCGTGTATACACGGACGCTTCAGCAGCGGCGGGAGGCGGGAGATGCGGGATGTCGAAACGAAGAGAGAGCTCGGAGAAGTCGAGAATAACAAAAAGCGGTCACCACCAAGACCGAGAGATGTCGCGATAGATTTAGCTTCCATGGGAATGGGAAGAATTATTACTACTACCTCTACCTCTTTGCTTTTGGAACAGAACAGAGACGAAGTAAGTGAAGAAAGGGTATATCAGTGAAATCAAAAGAGACTGATGAGTTTTGTTATTGGGGGAAAGTGTAGTGAATTGATGCCACGTGGATGTTATTATCGTAAATTGTAGCCACTatcatgtgttttgtttgtagtgATCCTAGATTAGTTTCGCTCACTGTCGTGGAGTACAGTGGTAAAAGTAATCAGTGTATTGTACACTATTTAATTAAAGataaattcctttaaataccactagTTTTTAGGGATAGGGTTTAACAATTGCCCTTAATTAAATACGGTCTTCTAAAGAAGGGCTTTGTAAAGCCCATTATAACTACCAGCCCACTTTGACGTTAttgttcaataaaaaaaattatttcacgCCTAGCAACTACTAACACAATCGAAGTCTCACTCTCAgccttcttcttcgatcttctTCCAATCTCCAAACTGAAAATAAACTTACTCTCGCCTCAATTTCGTGAGCTCTATTGTAGAGTCTCCAATGGAAGGTAAACTATTCTTTAATGATTTGTTACGTTATTCGATTCCATAGTTGGATCCAGTTAATTGATTTCTCTagtgttttattaatttttcctttttgcatcacaaacaaaaatctcaTGATGATCAGAACCTGTTTTGTAGCTTCTTTTATGTAaaatttcaccttttttttttttctatcaactATGCATGTGTTGACTTGAGATCATTTAAGGAAAGTTTTATGATAAGCTCCAATGGGAAACGCGGTTGGCATTGGAGGAGTGTATATGTAGATAGAGATTTGTAATATTAGATATAATATGAGAGAGCTCTTTAGGAAGTGGGTACGGGGAGGTGATAGAACTACAGAAACTCTCTcgactgtttttttcttttgggaaatATCGGATTCAGTTTTCATTCGATAGCTTAAAAAAGCCctatccttcttttttttttttatgttttaaagtcGTCGAGAAACAGAAATAGAACTATGAATTCTTATggtggggttttttttttcaggcaaggttttacaaaactttaatgTAGTACAGAGCTGCTTCCTACAAAATAAGCAGTTTAAGACACGATTCCAAAGCCAAACCTCTGCTTTACTTCCCTATCCAAGAGGGAAGCTTTCATTGCACCTCAGTTCTTCCATGCGTTCCCACACTTTCTCTAAATACCTGTCTGCTATTTCAAAGCAAACTACTTTTTACTGCAATGGTCCGTTCTAGACTCTTGATAGGCTTCAGCTTTTCCACTGATTCCCGCTTTTGCTTTGcttctttacctttttttttttaattttcttgccATCAGCCCTGCATTCTGTATGGTTTCCTTTTGATTCTTAGCTAAATGATGTGGTGTTTCTCAattctccttctcttgttgAAATTGGTTCCTTACTTTGGTTCTTTCATTTGCAGCTGCTACGTCAAGTGCTACTGCGCCGTCTCTTGGCAAAATAGATTTTCTGAAGCTTCAGAACGGCAGGTGAACCATACGGCACTTACGAGCTAAATATTAGTAAATTTTCTCTGTTCAACGACATGTAGAAAATTCCTTATGCATTTACATTTTGGAATGGTTCACTTCTTTGTCCCAGTGATATTCGGGGTTTAGCGGTCCCTGGGGTTGAGGGGGAACCTCTAAGCCTTCCTGAACCAGTTTCTGAAGCCATAGCTGCTGCTTTTGGACAATGGCTGCAACACAAGAAGAAGGCTGAATCCCGACGTTTGCGAGTATCTATTGGCCATGACTCTCGCATATCTGCACAAACCTTGTTGGTAGGAATCTAAATCCTTCATTTATTGGACTTTTTCCATGTGGCAATTGTTGAGAGTCTGAGTCTTTAAATTTTTACCTCTATGTGATTGGTCGACCTTTCTTTTATTCTCCATTTTTGCCTAAGACGTTTTTTTCACTAGTGGAACCACTGTCTCTTTATGCAATTTGGAATAAGTACTTTTTCCACTGGCAAttccattgtttgttttgtaggaGGCGGTTTCTCGAGGTCTTGGTGTTTCTGGATTAGATGTTGTTCAATTCGGGTGAGTGATGACAAGCCTTTGTTGTTCTGGAATATTCAGTTTAACTGGATGttgttacaaaattatatttgcATTTAACTGGAATGGAAGCGATGTAACAATCAAGAATTTTGATAACTCTCGAGTGTAGTGTAGGTTGTGCTGCTGGGTCATATGGTTGTTTAAATCACGTTTCCAATTTAAGTTATTGAAGCACATGTCTTGAATATAGGTTTACGTTTGTTTTGCAGACTAGCATCAACACCAGCAATGTTTAATAGTACATTGACT contains:
- the LOC104735792 gene encoding putative uncharacterized protein DDB_G0271606, which translates into the protein MEDTKPPPLGGGNNPQQQQQQQQQQQQQQQQLLYQHQLQQQQQRQQQMFLLQQLQKQQQQQAAMSRFPSNIDVHLRPPGLIQNRPINPPQPNTAPNPNPSSNLGQTTPGFQQQQQQQIVSSQQMMQQQQQQQKLMRPLNHIELQCAYQDAWRVCHPDFKRPFSSLEDACERLLPYHVVADYEAEEDDRILDSDPTGQALSRSQQWDNNIAAKVAEFTATFEKQALAFNIITRKRTMGEFRSEERLMVEQALLQEERKALFELKAEMDREKAGREAQEAKLRMAALAQAGQSQSHAEIMARNPLRANAVGNQGSNIPLSHEMGEQGRNMNPDEMMNGWGNNSQREEKEPSEDFLNDEENENGETGEQENWREAGEFDLNSR
- the LOC104735794 gene encoding maltose excess protein 1, chloroplastic-like, which gives rise to MEAKSIATSLGLGGDRFLLFSTSPSSLFVSTSRISRLPPLLKRPCIHGGAAVSGSGVNGLTLTRRNPIVSTRRLVPVRAIDSDSDLPHENQQGAPGFGKLKEYQEWDSWTAKFSGGANIPFLMLQLPQIILNSQNLLAGNNTALSAVPWLGMLVGLLGNLSLLSYFAKKREKEAATVQTLGVVSTHIVLAQLTMAEAMPMQYFVATSVVITMGLILNCLYYFGKLSKPLWLLWEDFITIGGLSVLPQIMWSTFVPLVPNSILPGTTAFAIALAAIIMARTGKLSEEGVSFVGSLSGWTATLMFMWMPVSQMWTNFLNPDNIKGLSSITMLLSMMGNGLMLPRALFIRDLMWLTGSLWATLFYGYGNILCLYMVNCTSKSFFAVATIGLISWIGLALWRDAVAYGHNSPFRSLKELVFGP